In Vicia villosa cultivar HV-30 ecotype Madison, WI linkage group LG7, Vvil1.0, whole genome shotgun sequence, the DNA window aatcaaattacatCTTCTATAACCTCTAAAATGTAGCTTTTGTTTGTATAAATAAAGATACGAAAAGTTCAAAAGCAACGAATTATAATTGTGTATAAACAATTATTTGCActaccaaaaaaatatattatttttttagtaaGTAATAATTTCATTAAAAACTTTAAGATTATTACAAGAAGTACTTCAATCCGGAGCCACCAAGGACAATCCTCACCTCTTTAAACAACATTCTTAAGTTTTTAATATGAAATTACAAAAAATAGAGGAATTATTATCAGATTTTTCTCCGTCAGATAAAAAACTGCATTGAATCTCCCAAAACACACTAGGCATCATCTAGAAATTGCTCGCGCCCCCGCATCTAATGACCTTACATCTCCCTATTACACGAGCGAGCATTCACTCTCCACTCAAGACTCACACTAAAGTAGCTTGGTCCAGCAAAAGAGAAGAAAACATTCCCCTTCACACCACACCAAATAAAAAGCATACACCCACTAAAATCCATTGTCTGCAAAAAACTCTAACCACCGAAAAAATAACAACTTCTTATATTTCTCAAAGCTTGTAAGCAGGGGCGACGGCAGCGCCCGGCGACCTAGGGCAGCTGCCCGGGCTCTTCTTTCTCTCGCCTGAACCTCAAAATATCATCGTAGTGGGTTCTCTCTCACtgaagaaattgaaatattatagtcaatcatctctctctctcactcaggAATAGTGATGAGTTTAGATGACGAATCGTCGCGAGTtctcttcttatttttctttcacttttaagCTCGATTATAGATGCAAAATTATTGTTGTGATGTTATTAATTGTTGTTGCAGGTTGTGGTTCATAAATCGGTGAAAAATTGATGCTGAATTTATGGTTTTGTGCTATGCACACCAAGTGTTCGGTGAAATGCTTGAACGGGGTTCTTTTGTTTTTCTGTCTTGAAATCCCTTGGTTGCAGGTCCGAGTTACTGTCCAATGGTTTAAATTACGATACTCGAATTTCTGTGGGATTTTTGTAAGCAAAATATTTGGTATACTCGAGTTAATTGTTGCGATAATTGAGACATTTAAGAATGTTGTTTTAGTGGTAAGCAGTGGCAAAGCCTCAACGCTGGCCTCTCTTCCTGGCGACGTTGATGGTTACATCTCCATTTGCGGTTACGGTTCCCTTCTCTCCGGTAACTAACTTCTCATTTCATTCTTTCCTTCCAATAATTCTTTTCATCATCCTCTTAACTCTCAACTAACTCTTAACATTTCCAAATCTAACCAACTTCCGAACAGTCAGATTAATCGGTTTCCTCCGTCTCTTCTCCGTTGTAGGAGCTTTCTTTTTCACTCATGGCATGGCCAACCTTAAAACTCAGGTCAGTTCTCGTTTTATTGTTAATGTTATTTGATAAATGGAACAGGAAGATGCTGCGAAATAAAATGCGAGAAATTAAGTTTGAAATGTGTCTTTGTAAATTGTAATTGCTTGAATGCACGTGTTTGTTTTCTATGCTGGAAATGGATGCCCTCTCTGCATTGCCTTGTCAAGATGAAACAATTGTAATAACTGTTTTTGATATTAACAAAACTGAGGTAATTTCTTTTCTTAATTACTGTATCATCTTTTTTTCTTAATTACTATATTCTTAGCATTATCATTCACATCTCAATGTTCCTCTTTATTTCCCCATATGAAGAATGCTAACAAGTAACAAAACATTTCCTTGACACAATTTGGTGATTAAATATACTAGGACATAGTTTTATTTACTCCTATCCTATGCATATCTGTTTGGCACACAAACTGCATTGAACTTCTATTTTAATGTGCAGTGTTTTTTACAAGGCCTGATACTATTATTGTGTTAATAAAATTTTGTATTCAATCAAATTCTAAATTTAACCAAATTATTTCTTTCTTCagttgaaaaataaaaaggaggTCAAGgatcaaattaaaattttgttgcttgACATGTGAGAGATTGGAGATATAAAGGATGAAGATGGTATTGATGTTgatatttatgatatttttctAATATAAGTTATATATGATATATATTGTTACATGGTCCTTATTACTTACCATAAGTATTATTAGGGGTCGCTATAGAACACAACTGACAGTTATCCGAACCGCTAGTCTCAGACCAATATTACATATAAGTTTTTGCCCAggctttataatttttctggctTCGCCACTGCTTGTAAGTCTTAATATAACAACTTCTTATATTTCTCAAAGCTTGTAAGTCTTCATACTTCTCTTATTTATACTTGCATGATCATCTCGTATTGCTCACGATTTGTTATTATCCATTAAACCTAATTCATGGTATCTATAGTCTTTTAGGTTAAGTTACCATCATAAAAAACTCACTTATCTATAAGCATTAGTCTCATCTTATTGGATGTGTCATAAACTTTCTCTCTAGCTAGtcatttcatcaaaggatctattAAGTTTTCATCAATGCATACATGACTCATTCTTACATCTCCTTTAGAGATACACTTTCTAACAATTTTGTGCTTTGTTCTTATTTAACCTCTATTACCATTATAGTAATGATTCACAATTTTTTCAAATAGCCATAGACTATCCTAATGGATCAACGTAGTTGGCATACTTTTTTTCCATAGAGGGatctcagctagcaagcatcttaaccaacttaTTTCTTGACTAGCAATTTCTAATTCCATCATTTCATACTCAATCGTGGACTGAGCCAAGATAGTATGCTTCTTTTATTTCCAAGAAACAGCTCCTTCAACTATACTGAATATGTAGCCTATAATTACTTTTTAATCATTAAATAAGGTGTTTTAATTTGCATCACTATATCCCTCAGGTACAACATGAAATCTCTCATAATATAGACCAAGATTGATAGTCTTTTTAAGATATCATATGACTCGCTCAATAGATTTCCATGCTTATTACTTGTTCTACTAGTAAACCTACTCAACAACTCAAGTAGTTCATGTTTGTGGAGAATTTACATCAATAAAGGGAGATTTGATTGATTATGGAAGAAGGTGTCTCGGTATAACCAGCCACACCAATCCCAGAAAAAAAACTTGTAGATGAAAGCAAGTTGAAAGATCTTTAAGCCAAAACTTACATGTTTCATTCAATTAATTGAGGCATTCAAAAGTATATATTATCACGGTTGAAAGAGGGATTTCACCACAACTTATTGTCTATGGAAACGAATGGTGTGGTAGAAAGTGCACTAATTTCCACCATGGTTAGAATACTGACCGAGGTGAAAAATGCTTGGTCTTGGGTTTGAATCTGATGGCAATTCTACCAAGTGTACTAGTCTCTTCGAAGCAATAAATAAAACTCATCTAcaagttaattaattaaagaaaaaagaaatacacATGAGGGAGAGCATTCTTGAGAGATAGCTAGTACTCTTCCctacataaagaaaaataaaacaaaaacaggAAAAATACTAAAATTGTGAAAAGTCGGAAATGATGAGTTGCCTCCCATTAAACGCTTCTTTAAGGTCAATAGCTTGACTCTTGTGTCTAAGGCTCTACGAACATCAAAGAAACTTTCTTCTATGCTATTTCACCTGAATAAATCTTTAACCTTTGGCCATTCATGGTAAAAGTGTGTGAATCTCCTAGATTTTGTATTTCTACAACACCATTTGCAAACGCTATGTGAGTAATAAAAGGATCTGACTATTTGGGTTTCAGCTTACCGGGAATAATCTGAGTATAGAATTGTACAATAATACCTTTTATCCAATCTAAATTTCTCTTCTTACCAAGACAAATGCATGACTGTCTTTTGTGATAATAGCTCAACTATCAAATTGAGCAAATTTTCAATCATGCATTAAAGAAGTAAATACATAGACataagattttattttcttaggaATCTTAGATCAAATGGAAGATGTGATGACAAAACCTTTAAAGATagagttttttttaaaaggttttgAAGTTTACTTGGAATATGTGGAATTCGTAATGTGATTTAGTTTTGTTTTGTAGTGTTAAGAAGTTGTAATCTAGTTGTTACAAATCTTGAGCTTAAGGGAGGGTGTGTTAGTTGTAAAGCTCTCTTGTTAGTTCTCAAAAGTCACGACCAACTTTCATTGCGAAGAAGTATTGAAGTATATTTAAACATAGGTTAAGGGGTTATACGTCCAACTCATTGTGACTTTTCAAGTTGATAGATGGTAGGAATACTCCAACTTCCAAGTTCAACTTCAAGGGTTTTATAAATATTAGCATTTACTATTATTGAAGTgagacaacaacaaaaaaaaaaaagtaaaaatatggAGTTGAAAAAAATTGTTGGCATCTGCTTCTTCCTCATTGTGTTCTTAATTGCTGGCAGTGGCGAagccagaaaaattataaagccTGGGCAAAAACTTATATGTAATATTGGTCTGAGACTAGCGGTTCGGATAACTGTCAGTTGTGTTCTATAGCGACCCCTAATAATACTTATGGTAAGTAATAAGGACCATGTAACAATATATATCATATATAACTTATATTagaaaaatatcataaatatcAACATCAATACCATCTTCATCCTTTATATCTCCAATCTCTCACATGTcaagcaacaaaattttaatttgatcCTTGAcctcctttttatttttcaactGAAGAAAGAAATAATTTGGTTAAATTTAGAATTTGATTGAATACAAAATTTTATTAACACAATAATAGTATCAGGCCTTGTAAAAAACACTGCACATTAAAATAGAAGTTCAATGCAGTTTGTGTGCCAAACAGATATGCATAGGATAGGAGTAAATAAAACTATGTCCTAGTATATTTAATCACCAAATTGTGTCAAGGAAATGTTTTGTTACTTGTTAGCATTCTTCATATGGGGAAATAAAGAGGAACATTGAGATGTGAATGATAATGCTAAGAATATAGTAATTAAGAAAAAAAGATGATACAGTAATTAAGAAAAGAAATTACCTCAGTTTTGTTAATATCAAAAACAGTTATTACAATTGTTTCATCTTGACAAGGCAATGCAGAGAGGGCATCCATTTCCAGCATAGAAAACAAACACGTGCATTCAAGCAATTACAATTTACAAAGACACATTTCAAACTTAATTTCTCGCATTTTATTTCGCAGCATCTTCCTGTTCCATTTATCAAATAACATTAACAATAAAACGAGAACTGACCTGAGTTTTAAGGTTGGCCATGCCATGAGTGAAAAAGAAAGCTCCTACAACGGAGAAGAGACGGAGGAAACCGATTAATCTGACTGTTCGGAAGTTGGTTAGATTTGGAAATGTTAAGAGTTAGTTGAGAGTTAAGAGGATGATGAAAAGAATTATTGGAAGGAAAGAATGAAATGAGAAGTTAGTTACCGGAGAGAAGGGAACCGTAACCGCAAATGGAGATGTAACCATCAACGTCGCCAGGAAGAGAGGCCAGCGTTGAGGCTTTGCCACTGCTTACCACTAAAACAACATTCTTAAATGTCTCAATTATCGCAACAATTAACTCGAGTATACCAAATATTTTGCTTACAAAAATCCCACAGAAATTCGAGTATCGTAATTTAAACCATTGGACAGTAACTCGGACCTGCAACCAAGGGATTTCAAGACAGAAAAACAAAAGAACCCCGTTCAAGCATTTCACCGAACACTTGGTGTGCATAGCACAAAACCATAAATTCAGCATCAATTTTTCACCGATTTATGAACCACAACCTGCAACAACAATTAATAACATCACAACAATAATTTTGCATCTATAATCGAGcttaaaagtgaaagaaaaataagaagagaACTCGCGACGATTCGTCATCTAAACTCATCACTATTcctgagtgagagagagagatgattgactataatatttcaatttcttcaGTGAGAGAGAACCCACTACGATGATATTTTGAGGTTCAGGCGAGAGAAAGAAGAGCCCGGGCAGCTGCCCTAGGTCGCCGGGCGCTGCCGTCGCCCCTGATTGCTGgtaagtttatattttattttttctatcgtttttttatttacatttaaatttgttaaataaaatgcAAGCTACAATTTATACTTATCAATGGAACGAAAATTAACACACCATAAAAAAAAATCTCCGATTCAATAATTTCTGAAGAAAAAATATAAAGGTAAAAATTGATCTAGAATgtcttaaattttaaatattgttgattggttttttaagttttttaattgatattatttatgctacattttttttaatattactgATATTTTAGGTACACATGTGGCTGTTTCTTGTATTATGTTgattaaaataatacttacacacaattttataatataatattcttattaaatatttaaaggtGATGAAATACCATGGCTAAACATACAGGTGAATACATATCTATGAGATACAAAAACATTGTATAtatgtaataataataaagaaataaaatcctTTTCACCCAATAGAGATATGAATGGCTGGGGTTTCTTCCACCAGCACCACTGGACATGATCAAGAgacacataaaaatattttaagggaacaaaaataaaacaaaataattagtttaaataattttgtgatagaaaaatatattttttaaaaaaaattgtagtctGATGAAAATTTATtgacttaaatgcacttttggtccctgaaAATTTATTGTAGTCCTTATATTTtactttcgcgttcgttttagtccctaaaatcaaaatccaggAAATTTCACAGGAAAATCCGTAGGAAatctgcagattttcctgcgaattttggctttagggactaaacctcaagcaaaaagtaagatacagagactcaaacaaaaaaaacttacagggacgaaaataaaaaactcgctaacttacagggaccaaaagtgcatttaagccaaatTCATATTATGGGATATAAAATTCTGAAATTTTGTTTtttcctaaaaaaaatattttgttttaaaataaaagttagtgAGATAGTTAGACATATAGGCTAAAATTTAATTTCTTGAAATCTTTTATTTAAGGAGTTACAATTCATTATtatttaagtaatttaatttcaaaaataaattagatCAATTTTTAGAGAGCTCTAGAAATTGCTGCTTGAGGTATTTTTGTAGTGTTTTGTTTGTCTTGTATTAGCTAGAGAGAAATATTTGATATACCTTGTTTTAAAGGGGTCAATGTGGATTCTGCCTTTTAGGACTTAACATGTGATTTCTTCATGTAGGTTAGAGATACTTCTCTTCAAGTATATTGGGTTACTGATGGGTACGAATCTCGACCTTGTCTTACTTAGGAATCTCTAGTTAACCAAATTTTTAGTTAGATTTTATTGTGGAGACACAGATTTGTCTGTCTGAAAGGGAGGGTGGTCTTACTTAACCTCGTTCCAAACAttatttttatcttctttttgtcttttttgaaaaTGCATATAAATATTTGAAAGAATTTTGTGACCATTCAAAGGAGGATCCTTTCAGACATGGTTAAAGGTGATTTTAGGATCTCTTAGGTCAAGTGGTTTGATGTTTGTAAGCATAAGCATTTTAGAGGTATGAGTGTTCGGGATCTTTGTTTTGTTAATATGACCCTTCTGACCAAGTGGAGGGGACATCTTATCTCGAGTGCATATAATCTCTGGCACAATATTATATCTGAAATATATGGTGCTCTTTCTGTTACCATCTTGTTAAGGATAGAGTCGTTGGCTTTCGCTTAATATCTACTTATTAGAAATATGCATCTCTTCTTGGTTGTGCTTTTGAGGACACTTGTGATTAGTTTATGATCAACTTGAGAAAGAAAGTTGGGTATGGATTTCTTACCTCCTTTTGAGGTCTCATTCTACATAGAGTTAATTTCCCAATGCTTTTTAGTATATCTGCTCAACAAGGTTCATCCATTGGAGAAGTCGTAGTGTGATAATGGGAATCAGACCAGGGAGTTCAAGTGGAAGAGAACTTTTCTTATTTACCACTTCCTTTGACACTAATACTTGGTAGTTGTGTTATTTGAAAGTTAACTTATTTCCTTTTAAGTATGCTTACTTAGTTCTTCTTGAATGTGATCCACCTCTGAGGTCCTGCTTAACCTTGTGGCCTCGGGTTTCCCTCTCACTTGAGATGATTCGGCCCTATCTAAATTGGTTGTTTTCTCCTGGCAATAGATAAGACCCTTACTAGAGATAATTTCCTAAAGCGAGGAGTCTTAGTTGATCTGGAGGGTGCTCTTTATTTGCAGTGCAAAGGATTGAttgattatatttaacttttgGTTGTAAGATGTGGTCTAATAGGGTTTGTCTTCTAGATGATCATCAGGTGTTTGGGTTGATGTTTAATCCTTCCTATGGATCTTTTGCATCTTTTTCTGACTTTTAGTGAGATAATAGTTTCATCTAATTAACACTAGAGAAAGCATTTTGATGATCTGACACTTTGTCATGTGCTTAATTTGGAAATCCCCGAATGATATCATATTTATAGATTCATCTGTGAAACATGTGGAAgataataaaataagtttttggcTTGAAAATGGTATATGGTAGGTTTGTGGTAACTCTTATTCTTTCTCCACTGCTTGAGGATCCTACTCTTTGTCTGAGCAAATAAATGGTGGAGTGGTTTTGGCCTTTAGTTGAGTGTTCTTTGTGATACTTTTTGTGGATTCTTTATATTTATAGTAATCCCGACAAGTTGGgatttagattttttttccctCTATTTGGTGAGCAACTTTTCTTTTTGTTGGATAAGTTGTGTTGGTTTGTAGTTTTTGTCTTATGAATGGGTTCATTTATAATCTTCTTATTTGTTTGAACGCGTTGCATTATTCTCTTATTTAGGTACGAGTTATACCTATATTGTACATCGAATTTTTGTGGGATTTTAACAATCTCTTATTTATATATTGTCATTGcctttcaaaaaatatataactcgtacctaaaattttaacaaatttatatgtcaaaaaaatataaatttatatatctcttatttaaaagtcaaaaaatattaacttatatGGTGCTAACATTGATATTAACAATCGAGATTTCGAGtaaatcttttaacatcgaattTTTGTGGGATTTTTGTGGGACTAAGCAAGAGTAAAttgacaaaagaagaaaaaaagagaaatattaACTTATATGGTGCTAACatcagggccgtctttgagggtgtgCAAGGCGACCTACAGCACAGGGCCTCACacttgttcatgtttaagctatgGCGAAAAGGGCCtccatttatatatttcactgtTAATTTAGGCTTAAATAGGGCCTCTTAAAAAAATTTCACGATTCAACTGAAGATAATATCAACTTCTGACACAGGGCCTCTCAAAAGTTTGAGACGGCTCTGGCTAACATTGATATTGTGATTGAGCATCAATTTATTCCACCCACTTAATATATTAAGGTTTGTTTGAAATTGTAGAGGGGAGGAAGGGGGACTTTGAAAAAAGAGAAAGATGGAGTAAAAAGAATCGAAGGATTTTGGAGGAAATAAATTTGGGTGATTTCATTTTATTCATGATAAAAAATCTCTCTAATTTGAAAGAACTCAAAAACTATATTGAATGAGGGGTTTGAAGGATTTACAAAAAAATCCAATTATAATCTATGTTGTTATAATAtcttaaaaaaactcaaaaatacagtaataataaacattaatttataaattaattagttaatttaattagttaatatagttagttagttagtgtTTGTTATTAGTTACATAAGGCTTATACTATTTTAATTAACTTtagttattttactatttaatttaattacttttttCATTCATAGATTTTATCAAGAATTATTATCAtatcataattcaaaatttaattcaaGATCAACttaaagaaaaaatttaaaagaccTGATTTATATTCTAAAGTTTGGTTTAATTTTAGTTGAACAAAAAAGTATCTGGGAGTCTAGGTTTTGGTTGTTTGCAACCTAAGATAAAATACGAGTAAATTTAATATAGTGGAAAATAATATGAGAAGAGCATGCTAGGGATGAGagtttgatcttgaatctttttgTTATTCTAAATTAATATTGTAACAACTAAACTTCATTCCTAGTAATTATTGGTTCTCTAGATGATCTAATCTCAATTTCTTAGTGaataaatctttgatttttaaattaattcCTATGACTACCAGCCAATCATGGATAAAATCAAACTAAACTTCATTCCTTATAATTATTGGTTATCTAGATGATCTAATCTCAATTTCTTAGTGAATAaacctttgatttttaaattgatttcTATGGCTACCAGTCAATCATAGATAAAATCAAGCATTTAGTTATAAAAAACGATTCAATTTTTGATTGATATCCCTAGATCTAGGTGATAACTAAGCAAGAATACTTTTATCGAGCGTTACTTGTTGAAATTCCTTTCTAACAGGTAACCGTAGAACTATTCACAATTTATGAGAAAGCAAAAAGTATTGATAATGgataaaaataaatcataacATACTTAGTCATTACAAAGATCAATTCAAAACTACACGTTTCATTAAAAACAATGACTCATCCATGCATTAAGGAGTTTAGCTAATCTTTATCCTaacaaaatacattaaaaaaattgtaaatgttACAAATAAATTTGTGATGTGAAAACTTCAACACAGAAATTCGTTGAAATATGCTTCTCGCCACCCCTTATGTGTGTACTGTGCTCCAAGGTGCTTTTTTTGCCGTCCAAAACCAAAGATTCTCAAGAAAATTAGATTTTCTTAATGTAATTACGAATTTGGGCGTTTGACTCTGGCATACCTGTTTGGACAGATGGAAAAAATTCAATTTACCCTTTGACTTCTTCATAAAAGTTATAACTCTGTATGTTAGCTTTAGCCTTTCATCAATTGCGCATCAACCAAAGTTAAAACAATCTAGATTGATCAAAATACCATACATCATCAGGATGTAAAATGTGCTAAAAAAAATAGAACTTGTAAATCCTTCTAAAAATTC includes these proteins:
- the LOC131616174 gene encoding uncharacterized protein LOC131616174 isoform X2, whose product is MLNLWFCAMHTKCSVKCLNGVLLFFCLEIPWLQVRVTVQWFKLRYSNFCGIFVSKIFGILELIVAIIETFKNVVLVVSSGKASTLASLPGDVDGYISICGYGSLLSGAFFFTHGMANLKTQLKNKKEVKDQIKILLLDM
- the LOC131616174 gene encoding uncharacterized protein LOC131616174 isoform X1, with amino-acid sequence MLNLWFCAMHTKCSVKCLNGVLLFFCLEIPWLQVRVTVQWFKLRYSNFCGIFVSKIFGILELIVAIIETFKNVVLVVSSGKASTLASLPGDVDGYISICGYGSLLSVRLIGFLRLFSVVGAFFFTHGMANLKTQLKNKKEVKDQIKILLLDM